The following proteins are encoded in a genomic region of Diabrotica virgifera virgifera chromosome 1, PGI_DIABVI_V3a:
- the LOC126890023 gene encoding uncharacterized protein LOC126890023: MPKRHYIRRQVHQQEPHIFDLYQKPRFDDTIRKEEFRIYTPYIKSFNNSDVVEFIINQSDAFFAIHDTLLEIKGSIKKAGNGTVSLAPNAGSFLFDTCTYIQSSHDMEIVRDPGVVSTIRSLLCYTPEDSKFLSTAGWNYPNYPHLTGDAFSLLIPIKHIFNIFNDYTKLTYGRQVFRFVRARNDKDCIVVQEPTGSTTVTTVSLTIASMELKVKHVFPNDDVKIELMTPIKNNTPITIPFRKWELNELPSLTAGSRREIWSVKTTSAVERPRYVIVAFQTSKRDDIHADPTLFDHIRMSSVRVVINGDYWPNERMQLDFTKNDYAIAHYNYTEFFPSYARSLTKHPILDYSAFKRYALFVFDCSKQDDTSFRSGTVDVKLEIEADEGFPAGTRAYCLIVHDSLLEYFPLTEVVKNII, from the coding sequence ATGCCAAAACGCCACTATATTCGACGCCAGGTTCATCAGCAGGAACCACATATTTTCGATCTTTACCAAAAACCTCGGTTCGACGATACTATTAGAAAAGAAGAATTTCGTATATATACACCTTACATCAAGTCATTTAATAATAGTGATGTTGTCGAGTTTATCATAAATCAATCAGATGCATTTTTTGCGATACACGACACACTTTTAGAAATTAAAGGAAGTATCAAGAAAGCTGGTAATGGAACTGTTTCTCTTGCGCCGAATGCTGGATCCTTCTTGTTTGATACCTGTACATACATCCAAAGTTCACATGACATGGAAATAGTTCGAGATCCAGGTGTAGTCAGCACTATTCGCAGTTTGTTGTGTTATACACCTGAAGATTCTAAATTTCTCAGTACTGCAGGATGGAACTATCCGAATTATCCACATTTAACAGGGGACGCCTTTAGTTTACTGATTCCAATCAAAcatattttcaacattttcaaCGATTACACTAAATTAACCTATGGTCGTCAAGTGTTTCGCTTTGTTCGAGCGCGTAATGATAAAGATTGCATTGTTGTCCAAGAACCTACTGGTTCCACGACGGTAACAACAGTATCATTAACCATCGCCAGCATGGAACTCAAGGTCAAACATGTCTTTCCCAATGATGATGTGAAAATCGAATTAATGACTCCGATTAAGAATAATACACCGATAACCATACCTTTCCGTAAATGGGAGCTCAATGAACTACCTTCACTTACGGCAGGATCTCGACGAGAGATATGGAGTGTAAAGACAACTTCAGCTGTTGAACGTCCACGCTACGTTATTGTAGCTTTTCAAACTTCTAAACGAGATGATATTCACGCTGATCCGACGCTATTCGATCACATTAGAATGTCCAGCGTACGAGTGGTTATTAATGGTGACTATTGGCCTAACGAGAGAATGCAATTGGATTTCACAAAAAATGATTACGCTATAGCTCACTACAATTATACTGAATTCTTTCCCAGTTATGCTCGTTCGCTAACAAAACATCCCATCTTAGATTACTCTGCATTTAAAAGATAtgctttgtttgtttttgactGTTCCAAGCAGGATGATACATCGTTTAGATCCGGAACTGTCGATGTTAAGTTGGAAATCGAAGCAGATGAAGGTTTTCCAGCAGGTACTCGAGCTTACTGTTTAATTGTTCACGACAGCCTACTCGAATACTTTCCACTAACTGAAGTtgtcaaaaatataatttaa